atatcttttttttctataattacagggaagacaagaaacagcggagcatcggccggcatagcaaaacacaatgcttgtaaagacattgcgttgcataccggccgaccctgtcgtcccccctggtcgtcgaaattggcgtcatccgaagtcgtcagaagtaggtgcaattagcacctcgtcgtcgtcgttgtggctgtggctgccctcttggagaaccagtggcactggtccggccaccagctgggagccaggagtagacggcacacatattactgtggcgacacgggtccggccgccaaagtgaaatggatgtgagtgtgtgtgcgtcggcaattgtggccctaatgtagagcgagtggcactggtccggccaccagctgggagccaggagtagatgGCACACAttttactgtggcgacacgtgtccggccgccaaagtgaaatggatgtgagtgtgtgtgtgcgtcgtcaattgtggccctaatgtagagcgagtggcactggtccggccaccagttgtgggcaatggcggacaacgacacacctactcgaacggcacaggtccggccgcccaagtgtaatggatgtttgtgtgtgtgtgcgtcggcaattgtggccctaatgtagagcgagtggcactggtccggccaccagctgtgggcaatggcggacaacgacacacataactcgaacggcacaggtccggccgcccaagtgtttgtgtgtgtgtgtctgaatggctggcggtaagtattttgagagcccttttttttcgtatgtgtggctgatggattttttcgtcatcattttcttcatccatttcaggatccgtctctggaatggcggctggcgttcgccctaacgttttttgtggtggctgtgaTCGTGGTGGGGcaaccactgttgctgctgccattgttggtggattttccgatgtttctggaactgctggagttgccgtcactgcctgggattggatgagcgaggtgagtagtgacatcatcacttccagcctcttttccaatcgcgtcatcctctgcgtattctccaacagtgcctggctgcaggatccctcgaaagattggcgtttcggctgcatcttctgccgggagcggttgttggcaaactgctgctgtcgctgttgttgttcgcgctgcggctgctgttgcagctgctgtagctgctgctgttgtgcctgagaacggctcaatggctgctctggacgtcgtcgcccagtgcgtgggccagaggcagcaggcgtctgtttttttgtatgtattggctgctgctgcttctgcttctgctgatgttgttgttgttgtcctcttcgtcgcccaggagaggagacattgagtggcgtccatgctgcctgctgctgctgctgtccgcgccagggattggctggcgtttgagctggctgttgctgctgctgctgtcggcgccctggatgtgctggtgttgtttttgctggtggctgctgctctggcaatggctgcagaagcgagctgcgcttgcgacgcaactcctgcatggccactcggtgcgacagaaggcggccccttgctgccttgaatgccggacatcccttgtaggcgctgatgtagGCGCCCTGGCAATTGGCGTATTTAGGGGCGTCTGCCCTTGGCTTGGCACATGCCGTGGACGCGTGGGCACCCGCACACTTCATACAGACGAATGAACGCCTGCAGTAGGTGCGGGTGTGCCCAAAAGCCTGACATCTGTGGCACTGGGCTGGGTCCACTGGCTTGGCCTGCCTCTCAACGATCACCAACTGGTTGCCCAGCTGGGTTAATTGGAGGACATCGTGGTGGCTTTCATCCGGCTTGGGGTCTATCTCCAACTCGAACTGGTCGAGTGGCTGTCCATCGGATCTCGCTTTAATGGCTCTAATAAATTTAACTGAATAGCCCAGTTCGGCCATCTGATTTGTTATTAGTTGGGTGCTTGTGGAGTGGTGGAGATCTCGCACGACGATCCGTAGCCCACGGTCACTCTTGTGCTAgtgtgtgtagtggccagtcatcGCCTCGCTGCCGCCGCCATCGCCCAGGATTGCCATGATGGCATCCCTGGTAGCCATGTCGCGGGCCTGGGATACGGACACCATTGCGGCTGATGAGCTTGGTGTGATAGCTACTGTTGCCCACCCTCGGGTCATTCTGCAGCTTGTCCAGAATGGGCATAATGTCGTGGACAGCTGGCAGAATGATGGGGGGGGGAAATaattgtcgttggttggtgctgtcgctgcagcatccgaatttgtctggcattgggcatactcagggagggcagctggagcagcccaacgccgccgccgctgctgctgctgtgggttcctgtgccgcaactactagttgcatttgcaggtgagtgaggTAGAGCTAGTGGAgcattggcagtggcagtggcagtggcaggggcaggggcagggcgggggcaggggcattttgtgtaattgtccgctgatgttgttgctggtttgaTTGTTGGTGATGATGGGGATGGTTTTGAATTTGGGGGATATGGGATTTGCTTGCCTGTTTGTTGGTACTTTCCCGGACTCGTGGTTTGGCCGATGCATGATTGGcatccaaattgtcgtcgtcatcatcgtcatcaaaCTCAACAACCATAACATCActgtcatcatcgtcatcatcatcatccacctCGGCGCGGACGCGCTTCAGTGGCGAACGGgccgctgctgcagcagaggtggatgggatatcatcggtattggctgtgtttgttgccgttggctgatgttgttgttgttgatgttgatgtgtttgctgctgctgatgttcctctggcggcggtggtgtggtgggggggggggggggggtccgcCTGTTAACATTGCTGTTAACAGGCATCGTCGTCTGGCTGCCGACGTAACTGTAgttgtcgtttttgtgtttgatgtcgctgtgctgatgtatgtcatcattgtatttgtggttgtggttgtggtattggctgtgtgcattgcatttggaaCCGAGTTCGAACTCGCTCCCGAACGGGCACTCGAACACGAAtcttttgttggctgctgttcgtgcagaggctgctcgagtgccctcTCGTACTGTCGCTGGTACGAGGTTGTTACCCACTCTCTCTTTGCGCCTTCTCTCGCTCCTTGCTGTTTCCGGCTCTCTCCACACGATGCATCGGCATACGGTGCATCGATACGTGTCTGTGTTTGTtggagtgtgggaagcggaattattggcgcgcttggtaccgcttggcttggcttggcttgacaTTGCGGTGCTTTGGctgacgccgctgccgctgccgacgcCGCCAATGCCTCAAGCCGGCgactaccgctgctgctgctgctgatggtctgctgctgctgctgctgctgctggcgttccTGGGTATGGACCGCCTCCACCCAGTCGCCGATCTGGAACTGCTCCTGGCTGGTGAGATTGGGAATGGCCGCCCAGCtgttggggcagggcaggtcAGGGTCGGGGATGGGGCTTGTGGCCGGAGTGGCCGTGATGGTGGTGTCGGCATGGTGTGTGGTCCTCACATACCCGGTAATGGTGGCTGGAGCCGGTCCAGGAATTGGAGGAAGTGCCTCCAACCAGGTGGCGGAGTCGGTGGATTGGCGTCTCAGTATCGCTGCGTTTGCCACGGTGCCGGTCGCTGCGCTGTCGGCGCTGGCTTCACCGTCGGCGGCGCTGTCGGAGCTGGCAGTGGATTTGGGGCGATCCCTGGCTGTGACGCCGTgtggtcctcgtcgtcgtcgtcctcttcTGGCAGTGGATCCGCGTGGCATAGCTGCGCTGGATTGGCTTTGGTTGGATTTGGTAATAAATTTTTCGACCGACGCGAGTGGAGTTTTTGTCAAGCCAAATTATTCACACAgttttttattggatttttttcaatatatacccgctttgggttgagggctctcagtgctccaacaggggaggggctgagaggctggggtgtgagccgccagcaaccaagcgcgttgctttattaatatttttttgggcagtatatgtcttaatttaatttatgtacatttttgtgtttgttttacaattAAACTTTAAACGACACTTCAAACACACACTAGTACATTTGATGGCACAATAAACTTTACAAACATATAATACTgcagcaacgaaacacttgtaaCCACGAAATAGGCCCGCAGCCAGCAGGGGGGGGAaagggaaaatggaaaaagagagacacaaaatattcggctttttgacggagggactaaactAAACCTCGAacacgtctcgactccacaacgttTACGACACGACTTTTCCTTTGGACAGAGACCCAGACTCGAGACCAATCCACGATCGGGGCAAAAGGCTCCAAAAGTACGAATTGTcaagaggggggaggggggactcgtcaagtgtgtgtaatagtgtgtcaagtgtgtgtgtgtgtgtgtatgtggtgtgagtcaagaaagtaaagtggggccacgctcaaaagtatgctgtctcttcCCTTTGTAATTCCCCCTAACTTataaatttgatttgcaatcccctgtgagttcgtcaacttgatgtttggttggctgtaatgcggtgtgtggtcttcagtcccctctactacccttgccgcctgctgagggcagacgactaggaatgtatcatgtacatgtgggcgggcagtttatagggggcgtaattgttttatgcgaagactagcatttttggctcaatttaggccgtagtggtggtggtgtggcggcaactgatgctgatttgaaagtcgatttgaaaccgataatcaattgtcagcaccgttgccgccgaagatttttatcacagattgtaataattttgtagtggggtgtcggagaaccgcactaattacgaaaataacaatgagggggggggggggggaagaaggggttaaaaaaatgagatcgaaaattcagaaaatgcagtgttgcaacacgtagtcaattgaggaatagataaagagaaaaggttaacaatgcaggtgctttgcgtggaaaatataaaaaaaagagacaagcacttgcagaaataacaatacagataagtagtagactggagtgaagacgacggaaaaacaggtaaaacacgtaataaaagagatactacactggaacaaagacgagacaaaacaggtacaataAATCAATTcgtttacaatattacaataaacataacaatttaaaataatgtctatatcttttttttctataattacagggaagacaagaaacagcggagcatcggccggcatagcaaaacacaatgcttgtaaagacattgcgttgcataccggccgaccccgtcgtccccctggtcgtcgaaattggcgtcatccgaagtcgtcagaagtaggtgcaattagcacctcgtcgtcgtcgttgtggctgtggctgccctcttggagaaccagtggcactggtccggccaccagctgggagccaggagtagacggcacacatattactgtggcgacacgggtccggccaccaaagtgaaatggatgtgagtgtgtgtgtgcgtcggcaattgtggccctaatgtagagcgagtggcactggtccggccaccagctgggggCCAGGGGTAGATGGCACACAttttactgtggcgacacgggtccggccgccaaagtgaaatggatgtgagtgtgtgtgtgcgtcggcaattgtggccctaatgtagagcgagtggcactggtccggccaccagctgggagccaggaggaGATGGCACACAttttactgtggcgacacgggtccggccgccaaagtgaaatggatgtgagtaggtgtgtgtgcgtcggcaattgtggccctaatgtagagcgagtggcactggtccggccaccagctgggagccaggagtagatgGCACACAttttactgtggcgacacgggtccggccgccaaagtgtaatggatgtttgtgtgtgtgtgcgtcggcaattgtggccctaatgtagagcgagtggcactggtccggccaccagctgtgggcaatggcggacaacgacacacataactcgaacggcacaggtccggccgcccaagtgtttgtgtgtgtgtgtctgaatggctggcggtaagtattttgagagcccttttttttcgtatgtgtggctgatggattttttcgtcatcattttcttcatccatttcaggatccgtctctggaatggcggctggcgttcgccctaacgttttttgtggtggctgtgaTCGTGGTGGGGcaaccactgttgctgctgccattgttggtggattttccgatgtttctggaactgctggagttgccgtcactgcctgggattggatgagcgaggtgagtagtgacatcatcacttccagcctcttttccaatcgcgtcatcctctgcgtattctccaacagtgcctggctgcaggatccctcgaaagattggcgtttcggctgcatcttctgccgggagcggttgttggcaaactgctgctgctgctgctgtcgctgttgttgttcgcgctgcggctgctgttgcagctgctgtagctgctgctgttgtggtgcctgggaacggctcaatggctgctctggacgtcTGAAACTAATGGTCTGGCAGCCCTTATGTGTCAATCACAGGATTAACGTACATAAATCAGCAAGTGGTCACAAACAGATAAGTATTGACAATATTTGAACAATTATTTACATTTTAATctaatttaattatatattatttctatttgcaggtactggatcatcgtcgtcgtctggAGCAGTGTGTTTGGCACGGTGCGCAACCGTACGGCGCTGGATGAGCGCGTGTGTAAGGTGCGGCAGGAGACGTGGACAATGCACAGCGCCGTGCAGAGTGGATGGAGCGATCGCCGTGGTCCTCCAGGTGGCCCGGGATTCGGCCAAATTTGTGTGCCGATGGTTGCCAGCAGCCATGAAGTGCAGGAAAACCACCCCTGCGTGGATTCGGATGCGCCATGTGTGCAGCGCAAGCGTGTCCAAATTTGCATTCATTGCCAACCAGCAGCCGTGATGACTCTCGTCCGCGGAGCCCTTCTGGAGGCCGGATGCCGTGGTGACGCCCATGAGGAAGGATCAGAGGAGCAACTAGGGGTGTCGCCCGGTGTCGCAAGCGTGTTTGTACACGCTTCAGGTGAATTTTGTGCCGTTTTAAATTGCTCTGTGGAGGGGATAATTTTGCAAATTTTAATGTCATTTTTACATTTACCAGGTACAACGACAATGTCCACCACAGGAATATTGGACTTGCTGCGGACGGATTGCGGCGTCCCAATAATCGGCGCCTTGCTGCACCAAAGTGCGGAGTGACTGTGGCGGTGTGTGCAATGTGCCGGCCGGCATCATCGTCGTTGTTGTGGTCGTCGTCATCTGAGATGGATTGGACATCGGTGATGATTTGGACGTCGTCGTCGGCGTCATCGGTAATGATTtggacgtcgtcgtcgtcgtcgtcgtcgaccACCCGTTCAAGGCGCCGTCGTACTTGCTCCAGTCCGTGGTCCAGAAGTGCCTCTTGCGGATTGCGTCGATGGCTGTCGTCCAGGGTGCGTGAGCTGCTGCTTGCAGCCCGTGTCTGGCAACGATAATGTGACGTCTGCAGGTTGCTGCTCGCCAGAATTTGCTGTGTCTGCTGCTGGGTCCGCTGCTGTGTCTGCTGCTGGGTCCGCTGCTgcgtctgctgctgcatctgtTGCTGAGTCTGCTGCTGCGTCTGTTGCTGAGTCTGCTGCTGGGTATGCTGCTGCGTCACTGGATCGGGATCCCGCTCGTAATCTGGCAGGATTATCCTTTGGACAGATAGTGGCTGGCCAAAGATAAGAGCCACTATTCTTTCTCGGGGAGTTTGGCCGCTGAGGTATCGTTTCCTGAAGCAATTTATCATCGAACCGTTGAACCTTTCGGGGTTCGGATTGatgatattttgttgttggattCTTCTTAATTGCCTGGCGTCTGATGCCCCCTGTCTCTTTCTTTTCAGCTCCTCCTCTTCGAGACGGAACAGCGCTGGAAGCGATTCCTCGGAGATGGCCGGATctggatgttgttgttgatggctGCTCCGATCCTGATTTTGAGGCTGCAGCGGGCGGAAGTGTTGGAGCAGCTGTTGCAGATATCGTGGCCTCTGCAATCGCTGTGGCTCATACGGCTGCAGTAATAGTTTCCGAGCCTCCGGATTGACATGGCAAGCCAAGGAGTTGGCGAAGCGCCCACTTGCCGCATGGAACACTTCGTCAATTGTGTCTAGATTGTGAGTCTGCCTTATGGCATCGTTCCTGGTGAACCTTGTCGCCTTCATTGCCCGtctaatgattttattttgtaGGCTTTGCACCCTTCGCAGCTGGGAATCGGATGTAAGTGCGCCCCAAACCGGAAGACCATATTGCCAAATGGGCATGATGAGCTGCTTGATGACGATAGCATTGATTTCGTTAGGCAGCCGGCTTTTTGGGCCAGCAAGCCACTCCAGTTTGGCCGCTCTTGATCGGAGTTTTGTGCAGAGCGTCATGATGTGTGAGCTTAGGGTGAGTTTTTTGTCCAATTTTATGCCCAGATATGTGTGTGATTTGTCAAGTGGCACAGCCTGTCCATTTATAGTCGGCGTTTGCCTTAAGTCCGTTGATCTAATTGTCCTCAGTGTGAATATTACATGTCCggttttttttgcatttatgTTAATGCACCACTTCTTGGCCCATATAGAGAAGTGTTGTAGGTACCGCTGGTTATTTTTGACTGCCACATTTGGGATTGCAGATGCGCTCATTATCACCGTGTCGTCGGCATACGTGGACAGCAGCATTGATTCCCGTTCTGGATGGAAGCCAGTGCTGTCAGGGATGAGGTGAGGCATGGGCATGTCCGAGGCATAGATCGTGTATAGTATTGGCCCAAGTACACTaccctgcgggactccagcTGATATTTTTCCGATTCTTGACAGATCATCGTCTCCGCAGCTCACGCAAAAAGTGCGTTCAGCCAGGTAGCTCTCCAGAATGCAGTACAAATTTAAAGGCAGCAGCTTCTTCAACTTGTACAGCAGCCCTTCATGCCATACTCGGTCAAAAGCTTCGGATATGTCCAGAAAAATTGCCGAGCAAACTTGTTTTTTCTCATACGCCTTGAGGATATATTGTGTGACTCGAGCCAGCTGCTGCTCAGTGCCATGCTCCCGCCGAAATCCAAATTGGTAATTGGGTACGGCCTTGGCAAAATTCTCCACCTCAAACAATCTCGCCATCAGCAATTTTTCAAAGATCTTTGAAAGGCCAGATAATAGACTGATTGGCCGGTAGGAACACATGTCGGCTGTGTTTTTGCCCGGCTTTAAAATCATTTTAATCTGGGCATGTTTCCACTGACTTGGAAAGTGGCCCAGTCTGAAAATGGAGTtataaattaatattaaatataatagcgctttttttggcaaatttttAATCAGTTTGTTATTGATTTTGTCGCCCCCAGGTGATTTGGACAGCTCCAATGCATCAACAATCTGCATCAGCTCAGGCAGTGTGACTGGTCTGAAGGGAATCCTGATTTCCTGGTCTGGTTGTAGCTGCTTCTGCCGTTTTGACTGCTCACGCTCTCTGTTGATTGCGGTCCGCTCTTCATCTGAGTTGGATAGTATCGGGCTGAATCTCTCCTCCAGGTGAGTAGCAAAGGCATCGGCTGTCTCGGCTGTTGACTTTGTCCACGAGACACTTGCCTTGCCTCCAGTCATAGTTGGCAGCCTCAGTGGCCAGTTTGGCTGCGGCTGTCTTTTGATTGTGCTGGTCAGTTTCCAAAGTTTCTGCATTTGATAGCGGTCTTTGTTGTCAATCCCTGTGAGCAGTTTGttgatatttttgtttttcagGATTGTGAGCCCCTTATTAAGACGATTTTGCGCCGCCCTGTAGTTTCGTCTGGCTTCGATGGTGCGAGTCGCCAGCCAGATCCTCTTGCACTGCTGTTTGTTGGAAAGCAGCTTGCTAGTAGCCACGTCCAGCTTAAGGTGATGGTGCCGGTGATGTTGCTGTGACcgctgctgatgttgatgctgTCGCTGCTGTGGCCATCTTCGATGTGAGTTTGGATGCTGCTGTTGATtttgtgttgttgctgctgctgctgctacccGTATATTGTCCAAAAACAGGTCAACGACGTCATCAATGTCCTGCGCTATTCTAATCTCGGTGTTGAGATTGATCAACCGTTCCAGCGACTTTTGAAACAGGCTGATATTGGCACGTGCTGGGAGCAGATGTTTCCTGGCTGTGGGCGTAGGATGTCTACGTCCACCGCTGCCGATCGTCAACTCCACCCTGAGTATTGGCCTCATCTGGCCGGCGATCTCTCATCTGGCTGCGGGCCTAGTCGAGGttacaagtgtttcgttgctgcagattatatgtttgtaaattaatgtgccatcaaatgtactagtgtgtgtttgagtgtcgtttaaagttgaattgtaaaaaaaaacacaaaaatgtaaataaattaaattaagacatatactgcccacaaatattaataaagcaacgcgcttggttgctggcggctcacaccccagcctctcagcccctcccctgtggagcactgagagccctcaacccaaagAGGCTCGTTGCTCGTTGCTCGTTTGAGAAGTCGAAAGGTTTACCCAGGAGACGGAAAAGCCGGAAAAAAATACGAGAAATGCctgcaaagaaaaaacttgAAGGCAAAGCTAAAGGTAAAGGAAGTACTCGGTTCTGCGGCCATCGGACAGTCGTAACTCATTTCTCATTTCGTCTCATTTCAGCCGGGAGTATACTGGGGGATACAGGATCTGTGGCAACCGCGACTATGGTTCGGCGCCAAATGCCGCCGCGCGcctgcaagagcaagagccagagcgcCGCCAGGCCCAGTCTTAGTCCCAGCcgcctggccaagaagcccaGCCTGACGCCGACCACCGGTTCTCAGGCGCCATCGCAGACCATCGCAAAGTCGAGGCCCACCGGTCTCGAGACGATTTTTGAACGGCCCGGCAATGAGGACGACGGGCCCACAAGCAGCCATGCCGTGGCATTCGGCGAGTGCCAGCGCCGCGTCCTCGCCCTGGGTACGGGCGAAAAAAAAGAACCCTGTCGCAGAAGAGCTGCCTGAAGGTGCGCAACACCTTGGGCGAACGCAGCACCCGGCACATGATGACACTGCGGGCGTCCCGCACTACTTTGGACAGCGTAATGCTCGGGGGCTCGGACGATGAAGGCGAGTCGGTCGGAGTCGCTCCCGCAGTCGCTCCCGTAGCTGCTCCCGAAGTCGTTCCCGCTGGAGGAAATGCCGGTACAAATCAGCCGGCACCATTCGTGCTGCGCACCAGCAGGAGGCTCAAGAGTCTGCCTCCGTTTTAGATTGTTGCACCTTCCACCCtccaaatgaaagaaaaagaataaagaaaagaaaagcaaagaaaagaaaaaccctcTACAGAATGTCTCTTTTGCTCTCATTGTAAATTGAAGCGCCTCTTTCGGCGGAACCTACCCCAAGAGCGGAAAGCGGATACGATACTCGCTCTCGGCTACCATTTCCCCTTCGTGTGACAAAGGTATGGGATCGCTCCAGCCCTGGCTCTCTCTTGGCTGCGATTTCCCCTTCGTGTGACGTCGGTATTAATGCTTGTGATGCTCGTCGTGGTTCCTGTGGGATCTGGTTCCGGTGTTGCTCCCCCCATTGTTTTAAATGAAAAACTCTCTCTCAGTTTCGCGACGGCGGCCTCTCTCTCGGTCTCCCTtgtaggcgttggcttcgggCTGGCCGGGGAGAGTTGTTGATCACATCGGCGTCACTGGTCGGAGTGGGAGAGATCCGACTATTCCCCTCTTCGTGGCTCTTgttctggctgctgcttctccttcgtgtagcgtgggtattgggatcgctctctctctcggctgCTGTTTCTACTCCTTGTAGCGTGGGTATTGAGACTCAATACATCACCGAAATGCTGGCCAGCCATGGACACACGGCCACTTTTGTATGCGGTATGACACGTCGGGCGACTAACGAGCCCCTTAACTTGTTTGCCGCCCAACTAAACTGTTAAAAATTCTTAGTTAACGCCAATAAGGAATACATTAAAATtccgacgccaagccaagcagccattttcccaactcgccccacacacattcacattccccttcccaaccactaccgacaagctttaTTTCCTATTTATCgccaatgtaaattaaaattctgtgcgccactaaacatatattcaaatcacaaaccacaaagagaatcataaaacacaaagatttcttaaaccacacacaactactgtcaacgcggcttcgcctgtgtaaagtgcggtggtttcgtccaccgcacccagctaaatgcgaaAATTGCGGCGGGTTTACAACTTCtttcaacgcggcttcgtctgtgtaaagtgcggtggtttcgtccaccgcacccagctaaatgccaaagttgcggcggtacgcacccatccaactacagggcctatgctgatgctgatatgaggatcagccttgcgccgccacttatattaagcccgctccgaggacgggaacggactgaaaagacgcaatccattgtaaaagaaaacacatgttAATGGTAAGTCTAGTGTTACCTTAACCCTCTTTACTCAAAATACTTGCATAAAAAAATACCGAATACCTACCACTACTGTAACTAGTGTTACCTTCCCATTGTTCAGCCAAAAACACTGCAACTACatgtaaaatgtaaaatatggcatgttttatttgaatttagtACATATACAAATCAGTAGATGGCGTATAGGAGCGGTGGCGCTGGAGTTCCTCGGCTGCTGTTTCCCCTCCTTGTAGCGTGGGTATTGGGATCGCTCTCGGCTACCATTTCCCCTTCGTGTGACAAAGGTATGGGATCGCTCCAGCCCTGGCTCTCTCTTGGCTGCGATTTCCCCTTCGTGTGACGTCGGTATTAATGCTAGTGATGCTCGTCGTGGGTCCTGTGGGATCTGGTTCCGGTGTTGCTCCCCCC
Above is a genomic segment from Drosophila miranda strain MSH22 chromosome Y unlocalized genomic scaffold, D.miranda_PacBio2.1 Contig_Y3_pilon, whole genome shotgun sequence containing:
- the LOC117194875 gene encoding uncharacterized protein LOC117194875 translates to MPAKKKLEGKAKAGSILGDTGSVATATMVRRQMPPRACKSKSQSAARPSLSPSRLAKKPSLTPTTGSQAPSQTIAKSRPTGLETIFERPGNEDDGPTSSHAVAFGECQRRVLALGTGEKKEPCRRRAA